The Vicinamibacterales bacterium genome includes a region encoding these proteins:
- a CDS encoding hydrogenase small subunit produces the protein MSDRESWFTDELERRGVSRRDFLGFCTVMASALALPASLSAAIAKAIQQTDKPVLVWLEFQDCCGNTESFLRAARPTVADIILDTLSVDYHETIMAAAGVQAHETLKKVVGDKRGQYLAVVEGSIPTGDGGAYCTIGGRSALEIAREVCGNAAATIAMGTCAAYGGLPAAAPNPTGAVGVADAVPGIKNLVNFPACPANAENITALLVHYLTFKNWPPLDEYQRPLFAYGKLIHDNCERRAHYDAGQYVEAWGDEGHRTGYCLYKMGCKGPVTSQNCPRVRWNEGTNWPIGCGHPCVGCAEPDFWDKMTPFYQHLQGPPILGPGYTVDRVGVAASVGIAAAFATHGVISYVKRSRQLPQEEPKPEAKKGDTV, from the coding sequence ATGAGCGATCGCGAGAGCTGGTTCACCGATGAACTCGAGCGGCGAGGGGTGTCCCGCCGCGACTTCCTGGGATTCTGCACGGTGATGGCGTCGGCACTCGCGCTGCCCGCATCACTGTCTGCCGCGATCGCCAAGGCGATCCAGCAGACGGACAAGCCGGTCTTGGTGTGGCTCGAATTTCAGGACTGCTGCGGCAACACCGAGTCGTTCCTGCGTGCGGCCCGACCCACCGTGGCCGACATCATTCTCGACACGCTGTCGGTGGACTACCACGAGACCATCATGGCGGCCGCGGGTGTACAGGCGCATGAAACCCTGAAGAAGGTCGTCGGCGACAAGCGAGGCCAGTACCTCGCGGTCGTCGAGGGTTCGATTCCGACCGGTGACGGCGGCGCCTATTGCACCATCGGCGGCCGTTCGGCGCTCGAGATCGCCCGGGAGGTCTGTGGCAACGCGGCAGCGACGATCGCGATGGGCACGTGCGCGGCCTACGGGGGCCTGCCGGCCGCGGCGCCGAACCCCACGGGCGCCGTTGGGGTGGCTGACGCCGTGCCGGGGATCAAGAACCTGGTGAATTTCCCTGCGTGCCCCGCGAACGCCGAGAACATCACGGCTTTGCTCGTGCACTACCTGACGTTCAAGAACTGGCCTCCGCTCGACGAGTACCAGCGGCCGCTCTTCGCCTACGGCAAGCTCATTCACGACAACTGCGAGCGCCGCGCCCACTACGACGCCGGGCAGTACGTCGAGGCGTGGGGCGACGAAGGCCACCGAACGGGCTACTGCCTGTACAAGATGGGCTGCAAGGGCCCGGTCACGTCCCAGAATTGTCCGCGCGTGCGCTGGAACGAGGGGACGAACTGGCCGATCGGCTGCGGTCATCCGTGCGTCGGCTGCGCCGAGCCGGATTTCTGGGACAAGATGACGCCTTTTTACCAGCACCTGCAGGGGCCGCCGATTCTCGGCCCCGGCTACACCGTTGACCGCGTCGGCGTCGCCGCGTCGGTCGGCATCGCGGCCGCCTTCGCCACACACGGCGTGATCTCCTATGTGAAGAGGTCCAGGCAGCTACCGCAGGAAGAGCCCAAACCCGAGGCGAAGAAGGGAGACACGGTATGA
- a CDS encoding nickel-dependent hydrogenase large subunit, with product MTHIVVDPVTRIEGHLRIEAEVDGGKVRDAWSSSTMFRGIELILKGRDPRDAWVFTQRICGVCTTVHAIASIRAVENAIGAAPPPNARLLRNLIIAMQCVQDHVVHFYHLHALDWVDIVSALSADPTKTSSLAESISDWPLSSTKYFAGVRDRIKGFVDRGQLGPFANAYWGHSAYKLPPEANLLAVAHYLEALEWQREVIKVHAILGGKNPHLQSFLVGGMATPVDPDKQASLNADTLAQVRSLINKAHDFVARVYIPDVLAVASFYKDWAGYGAGPGHFLVYGEYPEDDGQRPALFLPSGVIRNKDLSKVERLDAALITEQVTHSWYEYAGGDQVGLHPFAGETKPSYTGPKPPFERLDTAAKYSWLKSPRYDGLPMEVGPLSRMLVAYASGHARVKEVVGGVLQKLGVGPEALFSTLGRVAARAIETLILAEKQVEWLDQLAGNMARHDLRTHDNSKWDPNSWPAEASGVGLHEAPRGALGHWVHIRNGSIANYQCIVPSTWNAGPRDAAGHRGPYEEALLGTPVADPAKPIEILRTIHSFDPCLACGVHVLDGRRREIARVRLS from the coding sequence ATGACGCACATCGTCGTTGATCCCGTCACTCGGATCGAGGGGCACCTGCGGATCGAGGCCGAGGTCGATGGGGGCAAGGTGCGTGACGCCTGGTCGTCTTCCACGATGTTTCGCGGCATCGAGCTGATCCTGAAGGGCCGCGACCCGCGCGATGCGTGGGTGTTCACGCAGCGGATTTGCGGTGTGTGCACCACCGTGCACGCCATCGCCTCCATTCGGGCCGTCGAGAACGCGATCGGCGCGGCACCGCCACCCAACGCACGGCTGCTGCGCAACCTGATCATCGCGATGCAGTGCGTCCAGGACCACGTCGTCCACTTCTACCATCTCCACGCGCTCGACTGGGTGGACATCGTTTCCGCGCTGAGCGCAGACCCGACCAAGACCTCATCGCTGGCCGAGTCGATTTCGGACTGGCCGCTCTCGAGCACGAAGTATTTCGCCGGCGTTCGCGACCGGATCAAGGGCTTCGTCGACCGTGGACAGCTCGGTCCGTTTGCCAACGCCTACTGGGGACATAGCGCATACAAGCTGCCGCCGGAGGCGAACCTGCTCGCCGTGGCGCACTACCTCGAAGCGCTCGAGTGGCAGCGAGAGGTCATCAAGGTCCACGCGATCCTCGGTGGAAAGAACCCTCACCTCCAGAGCTTCCTGGTCGGCGGCATGGCGACGCCGGTCGATCCCGACAAGCAGGCCTCGCTCAATGCCGACACGCTCGCTCAGGTGCGCTCGCTGATCAACAAGGCGCACGACTTCGTGGCCCGCGTGTACATTCCTGACGTTCTGGCTGTCGCTTCGTTCTACAAGGACTGGGCAGGCTACGGCGCGGGACCCGGCCACTTCCTCGTCTACGGCGAGTACCCCGAAGACGACGGGCAGCGCCCTGCCCTCTTCCTCCCATCCGGCGTCATTCGCAACAAGGATCTGAGCAAGGTCGAACGCCTCGACGCGGCCCTGATCACCGAGCAGGTCACGCACTCGTGGTACGAGTACGCCGGTGGCGACCAGGTGGGCCTGCACCCGTTCGCCGGCGAAACGAAACCCAGTTACACGGGACCCAAGCCTCCGTTCGAGCGGCTCGATACAGCGGCGAAATACAGCTGGCTCAAGTCGCCACGCTACGACGGCCTTCCGATGGAAGTCGGGCCGCTCTCGCGCATGCTGGTGGCCTATGCGTCCGGCCACGCACGGGTGAAGGAGGTGGTCGGCGGCGTCCTCCAGAAGCTCGGGGTCGGGCCCGAGGCCCTCTTCTCCACGCTCGGTCGCGTGGCGGCGCGCGCCATCGAGACCCTCATCCTCGCCGAGAAGCAGGTCGAGTGGCTCGACCAACTCGCCGGCAACATGGCGCGGCACGACTTGCGGACGCACGACAACTCGAAGTGGGACCCGAACAGCTGGCCCGCCGAGGCATCGGGTGTCGGCCTCCACGAGGCGCCGCGCGGCGCCCTGGGTCATTGGGTCCACATCCGCAACGGCTCGATTGCCAACTACCAGTGCATCGTCCCCAGCACGTGGAACGCCGGCCCGCGTGACGCCGCTGGCCACCGCGGGCCGTACGAGGAGGCGCTTCTCGGAACGCCCGTCGCGGATCCGGCGAAGCCGATCGAAATCCTGCGGACCATTCACTCCTTCGATCCATGTCTGGCGTGCGGCGTCCACGTCCTGGACGGCCGCCGGCGCGAAATCGCGCGAGTGAGGCTGTCATGA
- the cybH gene encoding Ni/Fe-hydrogenase, b-type cytochrome subunit, producing the protein MIGDTALAETVRVYVWEWPVRACHWLIAGSIAVLSGTGLYIANPSLMTTGVVTQRSLMGLVKLIHYSTAIVFGIAVFSRVWWMFVGNNYARWDKFVPARTKRWKAIWPTLSYYLFRMRKPPGFVGHNPLAGLTYTLVFVIYLIMIGTGLAMYSVSAHVGSPLRLFTFLVPVFGGLAMARWLHHGFMWMLIGFALHHVYSAVLMSQVEANATVESIFSGYKFVPREDLVYSGYRFIDRKDQHG; encoded by the coding sequence ATGATCGGCGACACCGCCCTGGCCGAAACCGTGCGCGTGTACGTCTGGGAGTGGCCGGTACGTGCGTGCCACTGGCTGATCGCCGGGTCCATCGCGGTCCTGTCGGGCACCGGGCTCTACATCGCGAATCCCTCGCTCATGACGACCGGCGTCGTCACGCAACGGTCGCTGATGGGCCTCGTGAAGTTGATCCACTACTCGACCGCGATCGTCTTCGGCATCGCGGTCTTCAGCCGCGTCTGGTGGATGTTCGTCGGAAACAACTACGCGCGATGGGACAAGTTCGTCCCCGCGCGCACCAAGCGCTGGAAGGCGATCTGGCCGACGCTGAGCTACTACCTGTTTCGGATGCGGAAACCCCCGGGCTTCGTCGGACACAACCCGCTGGCGGGGCTGACCTACACACTGGTGTTCGTCATCTACCTCATCATGATCGGCACCGGGCTGGCGATGTACTCGGTCAGCGCGCACGTCGGCTCGCCACTGCGGCTGTTCACGTTCCTCGTGCCCGTGTTCGGCGGTCTCGCGATGGCGCGCTGGCTGCATCACGGGTTCATGTGGATGCTCATCGGCTTCGCGCTGCACCACGTCTACAGCGCCGTGCTGATGTCGCAGGTCGAAGCGAATGCCACGGTCGAATCGATCTTCTCCGGCTACAAGTTCGTTCCGCGAGAAGACCTGGTGTACTCCGGCTACCGGTTCATCGACCGCAAGGACCAGCATGGATAG
- a CDS encoding HyaD/HybD family hydrogenase maturation endopeptidase → MDSRSSLLILGLGNLLCTDDGAGAFVVQEIAETRVAPDGVRILDGGTLGLALLPYLEDAERAILVDAVQVDAPPGTVIRLEGEEVGPAIASHLSVHQVGVADLLDAARWRERVPPELTLLGVVPLSTELGYGLSAPVDAAFDDLVARVCQEAARLGFPLSMKQPHDHDHEGARLRAAVGDR, encoded by the coding sequence ATGGATAGCCGTTCGTCGCTGCTCATTCTCGGCCTCGGCAATCTCCTCTGCACCGACGACGGCGCGGGCGCCTTCGTGGTGCAGGAGATTGCCGAAACGAGGGTGGCGCCGGACGGCGTGCGGATTCTCGACGGAGGCACGCTCGGACTGGCCCTTCTGCCCTATCTCGAGGATGCAGAGCGCGCGATCCTGGTTGACGCGGTGCAGGTGGACGCGCCGCCTGGAACCGTGATCCGCCTCGAGGGTGAGGAGGTGGGACCGGCCATCGCGTCCCACCTATCGGTCCACCAGGTGGGCGTCGCCGATCTGCTCGACGCCGCGCGGTGGCGGGAGCGTGTACCTCCCGAACTCACCCTGCTCGGCGTCGTGCCGCTCAGCACGGAACTCGGCTACGGCCTCTCGGCACCAGTGGACGCGGCGTTCGACGACCTCGTCGCCCGCGTCTGCCAGGAGGCGGCTCGACTGGGTTTCCCCTTGTCGATGAAACAACCGCATGACCACGACCACGAGGGCGCTCGTCTGCGCGCTGCTGTCGGCGATCGCTGA
- a CDS encoding cytochrome c: MTTTTRALVCALLSAIAETTCGRSDIASPPASRLSSLAAREAGRRLYQTHCAFCHGERGDGQGVRRSSFARAPRDFTDVAWRRSTSPEHVSRAIRDGVTGTAMPAWAALGDDAIANLTAYVCSFGRSR; the protein is encoded by the coding sequence ATGACCACGACCACGAGGGCGCTCGTCTGCGCGCTGCTGTCGGCGATCGCTGAGACGACCTGCGGCCGGTCCGACATTGCCTCGCCGCCCGCCTCCCGGCTATCTTCACTCGCCGCGCGGGAGGCGGGTCGCCGCCTCTACCAGACCCACTGCGCCTTTTGTCATGGCGAGCGCGGCGATGGCCAGGGAGTCCGTCGGTCGTCGTTCGCTCGCGCACCCCGGGATTTCACCGACGTGGCGTGGCGCCGATCGACGTCGCCAGAACACGTGTCCCGCGCGATCCGCGACGGCGTCACAGGCACGGCGATGCCGGCGTGGGCCGCCCTGGGCGACGACGCCATCGCCAATCTGACAGCGTACGTCTGCTCGTTCGGCCGCTCCCGGTGA
- a CDS encoding cytochrome c3 family protein produces the protein MPCSALFPLVVALIVQTPAAVQPKNEDIETCLACHADKSMSVMLPSGESRGLFVDKGGFTRSVHGGKLGCTDCHTDVTEIPHASKPFKSKREFTIAYYEACKRCHFANYSKTLDSVHYAAIARGDRTAPTCVDCHGAHDITPPNQPRSRISQTCATCHRGVSTVYARSVHGRALIEEKNIDVPACTDCHHSHDIAGPHAPGWRLKSPELCASCHASQSMMKKYGLSTAVMQTYLADFHGMTASLQKQDGTTGPRVTALCIDCHGVHDIAKTKGPGSAQMQKNLVATCQKCHPGATKSFSAAWMSHYEPTLQKAPLVYGVKLMYYVLIPFMIGGLVLQILLHLWRVVVNR, from the coding sequence ATGCCTTGTTCAGCGCTTTTCCCACTCGTCGTTGCCTTGATCGTCCAGACGCCGGCGGCGGTCCAGCCGAAGAACGAAGACATCGAAACGTGTCTGGCATGTCACGCCGACAAGTCGATGTCGGTCATGCTGCCGAGTGGTGAGTCCCGAGGCCTGTTTGTCGACAAAGGCGGTTTCACCCGCTCGGTGCACGGTGGAAAGCTCGGCTGCACGGACTGCCACACCGACGTGACCGAGATCCCGCACGCGTCGAAGCCGTTCAAGTCAAAGCGCGAGTTCACCATCGCGTACTACGAGGCGTGCAAGCGGTGCCATTTCGCCAACTACAGCAAGACACTCGACAGTGTCCACTACGCGGCCATCGCGCGCGGTGACCGCACGGCACCGACGTGCGTGGATTGCCACGGCGCCCACGACATCACGCCGCCCAATCAGCCGCGCTCGCGGATCTCCCAGACGTGCGCCACGTGTCATCGGGGCGTCTCGACCGTCTACGCGCGCAGCGTGCATGGCCGGGCGCTGATCGAGGAGAAGAACATCGACGTCCCTGCCTGCACGGACTGCCACCACTCGCACGACATCGCGGGCCCGCACGCGCCCGGTTGGCGGCTCAAGAGCCCGGAACTCTGCGCCAGCTGCCACGCCAGCCAGAGCATGATGAAGAAGTACGGCCTGTCCACGGCGGTGATGCAGACCTATCTGGCCGACTTCCACGGCATGACGGCGTCGCTCCAAAAGCAGGATGGGACGACGGGACCACGCGTCACGGCGCTGTGCATCGACTGCCACGGCGTGCACGACATCGCGAAGACCAAAGGACCGGGCTCGGCGCAGATGCAGAAGAACCTGGTGGCCACCTGTCAGAAGTGCCACCCGGGCGCGACCAAGAGTTTCTCGGCCGCGTGGATGTCACACTACGAGCCGACGCTGCAGAAGGCTCCGCTCGTCTACGGCGTCAAGCTCATGTACTACGTCTTGATCCCATTCATGATCGGAGGATTGGTGCTCCAGATCCTCCTCCACCTCTGGCGCGTCGTGGTCAACCGATGA
- a CDS encoding cytochrome b/b6 domain-containing protein: protein MKGYIVRFSRRQRIEHFSVMTVFIILSLTGLPQKFFEASWAQALIVGLGGIDRVRWIHRAAGVAFALLTGIHLTTAVGLVLLGRSSLSIVPTRQDFTDAIDQIRYYLGGSEEPARFDKFDYKQKFEYWGLVLGAVIVISTGLVLLFPILTAQFLPGEVIPAAKLAHGNEGLMAFLVVIVWHIYNAHLNPDVFPFDTTIFTGKISLDRLHHEHGREYERLKDEQSPSDPASI from the coding sequence ATGAAGGGCTACATCGTCCGTTTCTCGCGGCGGCAGCGCATCGAGCACTTCTCGGTGATGACGGTGTTCATCATCCTGTCGCTGACGGGTCTGCCGCAGAAGTTCTTCGAGGCCTCGTGGGCCCAGGCGCTCATCGTCGGCCTCGGCGGCATTGACCGCGTGCGGTGGATCCACCGAGCAGCAGGCGTCGCGTTCGCGCTGCTGACCGGCATCCATTTGACAACGGCGGTGGGGCTCGTGCTCCTGGGGCGCTCGTCGTTGTCGATCGTGCCGACACGCCAGGACTTCACCGACGCCATCGACCAGATCCGCTACTACCTGGGAGGCTCCGAGGAGCCGGCCAGGTTCGACAAGTTCGACTACAAGCAGAAGTTCGAGTACTGGGGCCTCGTCCTGGGTGCCGTCATCGTCATCAGCACCGGGCTCGTACTGCTCTTCCCGATCCTGACCGCGCAGTTCCTTCCCGGCGAGGTCATTCCAGCGGCGAAACTGGCGCACGGGAACGAGGGGTTGATGGCCTTTCTCGTGGTCATCGTCTGGCACATCTACAACGCGCACCTCAATCCCGACGTTTTCCCGTTCGACACGACCATCTTCACCGGGAAGATCAGCCTGGACCGGCTGCACCACGAGCATGGTCGGGAATATGAGAGACTGAAGGACGAACAGTCGCCTTCCGATCCTGCGTCGATCTGA
- a CDS encoding M56 family metallopeptidase yields MTMGRLLPAFLAQSILHGLIAAVFVETVLRAWRVEDASWRVRLRFLPLLFPIVALPVLFLLAPWRNDPSFIGRRALFASERWNLLHVSGVGLGDLVLLLAAGLGAALFLRDAVPPILDLLRAGHRAADVGPWLAGSTSVTTAVETHARVLGIAPPPVRVIRLTAPVLLCEGARRPTLVISPSTMARLPAAELNAALAHELAHAAYRDPAWGYVLIALRVVLFLNPAAQWTARAVVDDMERRADQLAVRLVGDPNALARAIEILFDAGQAQPVETDSSLERLFWKARRAGVARRCRRLRATAPGVPTGGGPLTLALAALGIALLVFFSV; encoded by the coding sequence ATGACGATGGGCCGCCTCCTCCCAGCCTTTCTGGCCCAGTCGATTCTTCACGGGCTGATTGCCGCGGTCTTCGTCGAGACCGTGCTGCGAGCGTGGCGTGTCGAAGATGCCTCGTGGCGCGTGCGCCTGCGGTTTCTGCCGCTGCTGTTTCCGATCGTGGCCCTGCCCGTCCTCTTCCTCCTCGCGCCGTGGCGGAACGATCCGTCGTTCATTGGCCGTCGGGCGTTGTTTGCGAGTGAACGGTGGAACCTGCTGCACGTGTCGGGCGTCGGGCTGGGCGACCTCGTGCTGCTGCTCGCCGCCGGTCTTGGCGCGGCGCTCTTCCTCCGGGACGCCGTGCCGCCGATCCTCGATCTGCTGCGGGCCGGCCACCGTGCGGCCGACGTGGGCCCGTGGCTCGCGGGGAGCACCTCCGTCACCACGGCAGTCGAGACACACGCGAGGGTTCTGGGGATAGCGCCTCCACCGGTTCGAGTGATTCGGCTCACGGCCCCGGTCCTGCTCTGTGAGGGCGCCCGCCGGCCGACGCTCGTCATCTCGCCTTCGACGATGGCACGGCTGCCGGCCGCGGAATTGAACGCGGCCCTGGCGCACGAACTCGCTCACGCGGCCTACCGCGATCCCGCATGGGGCTACGTCCTGATTGCGCTGCGAGTGGTGTTGTTCCTGAATCCGGCGGCTCAGTGGACGGCCCGTGCCGTCGTGGACGACATGGAGCGTCGGGCGGACCAACTGGCCGTCCGGCTTGTGGGCGACCCGAATGCCCTCGCCCGCGCGATCGAAATCCTGTTCGACGCCGGTCAGGCACAGCCCGTCGAAACCGACTCGTCGCTCGAACGACTCTTCTGGAAGGCGCGACGCGCCGGCGTCGCGCGCCGGTGTCGGAGGCTGCGCGCGACGGCGCCGGGTGTGCCGACAGGCGGCGGGCCGCTCACGTTGGCGCTGGCCGCGCTCGGCATCGCGCTGCTGGTGTTCTTCTCCGTGTAG
- a CDS encoding ATP-binding protein, with protein sequence MAPAMTIPGRKRRGIQTRVVLLVGIGILAALAIFGGTSFVGFNSLTERLAAEREMLARSIAAHLDYVVRSELEILQGVSGTPGVDLSDRDPSPEQSALRTAYLRSRLFERVFLIGRDGAVLLDEPSRPAGGGAPTPPQGDVGVALQTGRPVISDLTEAGGRRRLYLLVPMRNWRGQVVALAGGEVDPEASRFVTILEPYRLGRTGITSLVDSTGTVIAATDASRRFRPSAHPERLGAKIRSREPVVEVDAEGDARTVVAIAPLLSAPWAVVMLQDEAETFAQGRSMARRVLWLGPALLGLALLFALGAARSVKRPLALLTASAERIASGDLDQPIPRLAEDEVGRLGGSLERMRVALRTSMDTIARANQELEQRVESRTHELQGLYRQLQEREQWREELLRKVISAQEDERKRLARELHDETSQTLSALAMKIETALAAWPQEASRDRLVEAKALTVRTLDELHRLIFDLRPSVLDDLGLLSAIRWYAERHLESRGITVRCEFSGIETRLLPELETALFRVAQEAITNIAKHSGAETVLIQCFEHDDRISIEIEDDGKGFAPEDLPPPAARERGLGLLGMRERIELFGGTIEIDSAPGRGTRIAVAVPTIQEVGHAQDSRPNRG encoded by the coding sequence ATGGCCCCGGCAATGACGATCCCCGGCCGGAAACGGCGCGGCATCCAGACGCGTGTCGTGCTGCTGGTCGGCATCGGCATCCTGGCAGCGCTCGCCATCTTCGGCGGCACGAGCTTCGTTGGCTTCAACTCGCTGACCGAGCGTCTGGCGGCAGAACGCGAGATGCTCGCGCGGAGCATCGCCGCACATCTCGACTATGTCGTCCGGAGCGAACTCGAGATCCTGCAGGGCGTGTCGGGAACCCCCGGGGTGGACCTGTCCGATCGGGACCCGTCGCCGGAGCAGTCGGCCCTCCGGACGGCGTACCTCCGCTCGCGGCTGTTCGAACGGGTCTTTCTCATCGGCCGTGACGGCGCGGTGCTGCTCGACGAGCCCAGCAGGCCGGCGGGGGGCGGCGCGCCCACACCACCGCAGGGCGACGTCGGCGTCGCCCTGCAGACCGGGCGGCCCGTCATCTCCGATCTGACCGAGGCCGGGGGACGGCGACGGCTCTACCTGCTCGTTCCCATGCGGAACTGGCGCGGACAGGTAGTCGCACTGGCCGGCGGCGAGGTCGATCCCGAAGCGTCGCGCTTCGTCACGATCCTCGAGCCGTACCGCCTGGGCCGAACCGGGATCACCTCGCTCGTGGACAGCACCGGCACCGTCATCGCCGCCACCGATGCGTCGCGTCGCTTCAGGCCAAGCGCACACCCCGAGCGGCTCGGCGCGAAGATCCGGAGCCGCGAACCGGTCGTCGAAGTCGACGCCGAGGGCGACGCGAGAACCGTCGTCGCGATTGCCCCTCTACTGTCGGCGCCGTGGGCGGTCGTGATGCTCCAGGACGAAGCCGAGACGTTCGCCCAGGGGCGGTCGATGGCTCGGCGGGTGCTCTGGCTCGGCCCCGCGCTGCTCGGCCTCGCCCTCCTGTTCGCGCTCGGTGCGGCACGCAGCGTGAAGCGCCCACTCGCCTTGCTCACGGCGTCCGCCGAGCGGATTGCGAGCGGCGACCTCGATCAGCCCATCCCCCGCCTGGCCGAGGACGAGGTGGGCCGGCTCGGCGGGTCGCTCGAACGCATGCGTGTCGCGCTCCGTACGTCGATGGATACGATTGCGCGAGCCAACCAGGAACTCGAACAGCGAGTCGAGTCGCGCACCCACGAGCTGCAGGGCCTCTACCGCCAGCTCCAGGAGCGCGAGCAGTGGCGCGAGGAGCTGTTGCGCAAGGTGATTTCTGCGCAGGAGGACGAGCGCAAACGCCTGGCGCGCGAGCTGCACGACGAAACGAGCCAGACGCTGAGCGCCCTGGCGATGAAGATCGAAACGGCACTGGCCGCGTGGCCGCAGGAAGCCTCGCGCGACCGGCTCGTCGAAGCCAAGGCCCTCACCGTCCGCACGCTCGACGAGCTGCACCGCCTGATCTTCGATCTGCGTCCGTCCGTGCTCGACGACCTCGGGCTGCTGTCCGCCATCCGCTGGTACGCCGAGCGTCATCTCGAATCGCGCGGCATCACGGTGCGCTGCGAGTTCAGCGGCATCGAAACCCGCCTGCTGCCCGAACTGGAGACGGCGCTCTTCCGCGTGGCGCAGGAAGCCATCACCAACATCGCGAAGCACTCGGGCGCCGAGACCGTCCTCATCCAGTGCTTCGAGCACGACGACCGGATCTCGATCGAGATCGAAGACGATGGGAAGGGATTCGCACCCGAGGATCTGCCTCCACCGGCCGCCAGGGAGCGCGGCCTGGGTCTGCTCGGCATGCGCGAGCGGATCGAGCTGTTTGGCGGGACAATCGAAATCGACTCGGCACCGGGACGCGGCACGCGGATAGCGGTCGCCGTTCCGACGATCCAGGAGGTCGGACATGCCCAGGATTCGCGTCCTAATCGCGGATGA
- a CDS encoding response regulator transcription factor encodes MPRIRVLIADDHAIVREGVRALLQLSDDIEVVGEAANGLEAIDLARRLAPDVVLMDIAMPGLGGLEATLAIRKDIPETKILVLTQYEDREYIRRFLKAGVSGYVLKKAAGAELTAAIRAVNRGGLVLDPEVAREAMREPVSSAAPGEATDLYDALTDREKQVLKLVAEGRSNKEVAELLDITVKTAMSHREHIMQKLDLHSRTDLIKFALHKGVIRVDG; translated from the coding sequence ATGCCCAGGATTCGCGTCCTAATCGCGGATGATCATGCCATCGTCCGCGAGGGGGTGCGGGCGCTCCTCCAGTTGTCGGATGATATCGAGGTGGTCGGCGAGGCCGCCAACGGCCTCGAGGCGATCGACCTGGCGCGGCGCCTGGCTCCAGACGTGGTCCTGATGGACATCGCGATGCCTGGCCTCGGCGGCCTCGAGGCGACCCTGGCGATTCGCAAGGACATCCCAGAAACGAAGATCCTGGTCCTCACGCAGTACGAGGATCGCGAGTACATCAGGCGCTTCCTGAAGGCCGGTGTCTCGGGCTACGTCCTGAAGAAAGCCGCTGGTGCCGAGCTGACCGCAGCCATTCGAGCGGTCAACCGCGGCGGCCTGGTGCTGGACCCGGAAGTCGCGCGGGAGGCGATGCGGGAGCCGGTCTCGTCGGCGGCTCCCGGCGAAGCCACCGACCTCTATGACGCGTTGACAGACCGTGAGAAGCAGGTCCTGAAGCTCGTGGCAGAAGGCCGGAGCAACAAGGAAGTGGCGGAATTGCTCGACATCACCGTCAAGACCGCCATGTCGCACCGCGAACACATCATGCAGAAACTCGACCTGCACAGCCGGACCGACCTGATCAAGTTCGCGCTGCACAAGGGCGTGATCCGGGTCGACGGCTAG